The following proteins are co-located in the Methanobrevibacter thaueri genome:
- the hemB gene encoding porphobilinogen synthase, with protein MVFPITRMRRLRKNAKIRNIVRETKLEKDDLIYPIYFKEELTGMEKEEISSLPGEYRYSLDSGVEFAKQLEAKGLKSIIVFGIPKEDTKDEIATPDYSATGIVQKAVRRLKKETDLVVITDVCLCQYTSHGHCGMIVENDDTDDGIEILNDESLPYIAKVALSHAEAGADIVAPSDMMDGRVGAIRETLDENGFYNVMIMSYSAKYASAFYEPFRVAACSSPHAGDRKSYQMDPANAVEAIRECELDVIEGCDFLMVKPALPYLDVVRMVRDEFMLPLVAYNVSGEYAMLMAAIEKGFLTERAITESLLSIKRAGADLIITNFAPYLLLNDVIE; from the coding sequence ATGGTTTTTCCAATTACAAGAATGAGAAGATTAAGAAAAAATGCAAAGATAAGAAACATTGTCCGTGAAACTAAGCTTGAAAAAGACGACCTGATTTATCCAATCTACTTTAAAGAGGAGCTCACAGGCATGGAAAAGGAGGAAATCTCTTCCCTTCCAGGAGAATACAGGTATTCTTTAGATAGCGGTGTCGAATTTGCAAAGCAGCTTGAGGCTAAAGGATTGAAATCAATAATTGTATTTGGAATTCCAAAAGAGGACACAAAGGATGAGATTGCAACCCCTGACTATTCCGCAACAGGAATCGTTCAAAAGGCGGTCAGAAGGCTCAAGAAGGAAACCGACCTTGTTGTAATTACAGACGTGTGCCTATGCCAGTACACTTCACACGGCCATTGCGGAATGATTGTTGAAAACGACGATACCGATGACGGCATTGAAATTCTCAATGACGAATCCTTGCCTTACATCGCAAAAGTGGCCCTGTCCCATGCCGAAGCGGGTGCGGACATTGTTGCGCCTTCAGACATGATGGACGGAAGGGTTGGCGCAATCCGTGAGACATTGGATGAAAACGGATTCTACAATGTAATGATAATGTCCTATTCAGCAAAATACGCTTCAGCATTCTATGAGCCGTTCCGTGTGGCTGCATGCTCATCACCACATGCCGGAGACAGGAAATCCTACCAGATGGATCCTGCAAATGCGGTTGAGGCAATCCGTGAATGCGAACTTGACGTAATTGAGGGATGTGACTTCCTGATGGTGAAACCTGCACTTCCATACCTTGATGTTGTCCGCATGGTAAGGGACGAGTTCATGTTGCCGTTGGTTGCATACAACGTAAGTGGGGAATATGCAATGCTCATGGCAGCCATTGAAAAAGGATTTCTAACAGAAAGGGCAATCACCGAATCATTGCTTTCAATAAAAAGAGCTGGAGCAGACTTAATAATCACTAACTTTGCACCATACTTACTTTTGAATGATGTGATAGAATGA
- the aroC gene encoding chorismate synthase, translating to MSNSIGEKFRITSFGASHGPAVGAIVDGCPANLELTAEDIQKELDKRKPGTSGVTTPRKEADEIQILSGIFEGKTDGTPITGVIFNKNQHSKDYSMFKNTPRPSHGDYGWMMKYGNYDYNGGGRGSGRITIGHVIGGAIAKKLLKTQNIEIVSHVVQIGDIKAKPQDFNTIKENIEKNPVRCGDADAAGEMEELILSKKEEGDSVGGIVETIAVNVPAGLGEPVFDRLDGDLARILMNIGAVKGVEIGLGFDVAAHTGSEINDAYQIDDGKVTTKTNNSGGIVGGMSNGMPIVSRIAVKPTPSISKCQDSIDLEKMENKKIEIKGRHDPCICPRVTVVAESSTAIILADHMIRSGFIHPSNLEF from the coding sequence ATGTCAAATTCAATAGGAGAAAAATTTAGAATCACAAGTTTCGGAGCAAGTCACGGCCCGGCGGTCGGAGCCATTGTTGACGGATGCCCTGCAAACTTAGAATTGACTGCCGAAGATATCCAGAAGGAACTCGATAAAAGAAAACCTGGCACAAGTGGTGTGACCACACCTAGAAAGGAAGCCGACGAGATCCAGATTCTTTCAGGAATATTTGAAGGCAAAACAGATGGAACACCAATCACAGGAGTTATTTTCAATAAAAACCAACATTCAAAAGACTATTCCATGTTCAAAAACACTCCACGCCCATCCCATGGGGATTACGGCTGGATGATGAAATACGGAAACTACGATTACAATGGCGGCGGCCGTGGAAGCGGCAGGATAACTATCGGACATGTTATTGGAGGAGCCATAGCCAAAAAACTATTGAAAACACAAAACATTGAGATTGTCTCACATGTTGTCCAAATCGGAGACATAAAAGCAAAACCACAGGACTTCAATACAATCAAGGAGAATATTGAGAAAAATCCTGTTCGCTGCGGTGATGCTGATGCTGCAGGAGAAATGGAAGAGCTGATTTTATCCAAAAAAGAGGAAGGAGATTCCGTTGGAGGAATCGTTGAAACCATTGCAGTCAATGTTCCTGCAGGACTTGGAGAACCTGTCTTTGACAGACTTGACGGAGACCTCGCAAGAATCCTAATGAATATCGGAGCGGTTAAAGGTGTTGAGATTGGCCTCGGATTTGACGTTGCTGCACATACCGGCTCTGAAATAAATGACGCTTATCAAATAGATGACGGCAAAGTTACAACAAAAACAAATAATTCAGGAGGCATCGTTGGCGGAATGAGCAACGGCATGCCTATCGTTTCCAGAATTGCCGTTAAGCCTACACCATCAATTTCCAAATGTCAGGACAGCATTGACCTTGAAAAGATGGAAAACAAAAAAATAGAAATTAAGGGACGACATGATCCCTGCATATGTCCTAGAGTGACCGTTGTGGCTGAATCCAGCACTGCAATCATCCTAGCAGACCATATGATTCGTTCAGGATTCATTCATCCTTCAAACTTGGAATTTTGA
- a CDS encoding MBL fold metallo-hydrolase → MKLTFLGSGGGRFSAISQRRMTGGFRIDNLGGKNYHVDPGPGALIRTYQFGFDPRNLSGVIVSHSHTDHYNDAEILIEAMTKGMTKRTGTIIGSESVLKGYEKWGPCISNYHKSKSDKLVLKPGFTNKLDNITIKGTKTTHGDPTGSGFQIDYNGFKLSYTSDTGYFDGLANEHKGADILIASVLRPGNKSINGHMCTRNFIDLINEVKPKVAVMTHLGLKMISSNPVTEAKKVSKVTGVKTIAAFDGLSFNVNYNNPKRFRLISLKDVQSSIHSTSHNLYESEKKNSYQLAFKHQEFDELSIIKNSKNQNSKFEG, encoded by the coding sequence ATGAAACTTACATTTTTAGGAAGTGGTGGTGGAAGGTTTTCCGCCATCAGCCAGCGAAGAATGACTGGTGGATTCAGAATTGACAACTTGGGTGGCAAGAACTACCATGTTGATCCTGGTCCTGGCGCATTAATCAGAACATACCAGTTCGGATTCGATCCGCGTAATTTGAGTGGGGTCATAGTTTCACATTCCCACACTGACCACTACAACGATGCGGAGATTCTGATTGAGGCAATGACCAAGGGAATGACCAAAAGGACAGGTACAATCATAGGAAGCGAAAGCGTCCTGAAGGGATATGAAAAGTGGGGCCCTTGCATTTCAAACTATCACAAGTCAAAATCAGATAAGTTGGTTTTAAAGCCTGGTTTCACCAACAAACTGGACAACATTACCATTAAGGGTACCAAAACCACTCATGGAGATCCAACAGGCTCAGGATTCCAGATAGACTACAACGGCTTCAAGCTATCCTATACCTCAGATACAGGCTACTTTGATGGTCTGGCAAATGAGCATAAGGGTGCTGACATTCTGATTGCAAGTGTCTTAAGGCCGGGAAACAAGTCCATCAACGGACACATGTGCACACGCAATTTCATCGATTTGATCAATGAGGTCAAGCCGAAGGTTGCGGTCATGACACATTTGGGGCTTAAGATGATTTCAAGCAATCCGGTTACTGAGGCAAAAAAAGTGTCCAAGGTCACTGGCGTCAAGACAATAGCTGCATTTGACGGATTGTCATTCAATGTGAATTACAATAATCCGAAAAGATTCAGGCTGATTTCACTTAAGGATGTCCAGTCATCAATCCACAGTACAAGCCACAATCTCTATGAAAGTGAAAAAAAGAATTCCTATCAGCTGGCTTTCAAGCATCAGGAATTCGATGAATTGTCCATTATCAAGAACAGTAAAAATCAAAATTCCAAGTTTGAAGGATGA
- a CDS encoding MJ0548 connectase family domain-containing protein, with translation MSLIIAYVGKKGCVMASDKRKIGYFGDKENLKKLEDELYSGKITADEDFLKRAKELGISIKITDDASKLKIIGNTIRGEVSTKGTFETRRRRIYGTTSGYQIIELLGSDTQSRKAGKNGVIIFGNDYAKRMAETFIKREWKSSQSLRYIGEIFQGIIEDVASKTPTVGKNVDVMIQHPEFNEREAQKHLDITIDHDIKVLTKFRQELTEQIVQQQIEIDMVNKIMNEGTVGKVVNIDDNMLFVQLDKKVQAVDENWKQLAGPGQNVLMFTESDNVKIGDKVVIENEDLCLKKDKSSLKCDVILCSL, from the coding sequence ATGAGCTTAATTATCGCTTATGTTGGAAAAAAAGGATGTGTAATGGCGAGTGATAAAAGAAAGATAGGATATTTCGGTGATAAAGAAAATTTAAAAAAATTAGAAGACGAATTATACAGTGGAAAAATTACTGCAGATGAGGATTTCCTGAAAAGGGCGAAGGAACTGGGAATTTCAATAAAGATTACTGACGATGCCAGCAAATTGAAGATAATCGGAAACACCATTCGTGGAGAAGTAAGCACAAAAGGAACATTTGAAACAAGAAGAAGACGTATCTACGGGACCACATCTGGTTACCAGATTATAGAGCTATTGGGATCAGACACACAATCCCGTAAGGCAGGAAAGAACGGAGTCATCATCTTCGGTAATGACTATGCAAAGCGTATGGCTGAAACATTTATTAAAAGAGAATGGAAATCTTCCCAAAGCCTAAGGTACATCGGAGAGATCTTCCAGGGCATAATAGAGGACGTCGCCTCCAAGACACCTACTGTCGGAAAGAATGTCGACGTGATGATTCAGCATCCTGAGTTCAATGAGAGGGAAGCCCAAAAGCATCTGGACATCACAATAGACCATGACATAAAGGTCTTGACCAAGTTCAGACAGGAGCTGACAGAACAGATTGTCCAGCAACAGATTGAGATTGACATGGTCAACAAGATCATGAATGAGGGCACAGTCGGAAAAGTGGTCAATATCGACGACAACATGCTTTTCGTGCAGTTGGACAAGAAGGTTCAGGCTGTTGACGAGAACTGGAAACAGCTTGCGGGCCCAGGCCAAAACGTTTTAATGTTTACAGAAAGTGATAACGTAAAGATAGGAGATAAAGTTGTCATTGAGAATGAAGACCTGTGCCTCAAGAAGGACAAGTCCTCTCTAAAGTGTGATGTAATTTTATGCTCATTATGA
- the acs gene encoding acetate--CoA ligase alpha subunit: MKDLNKMFKPESVAVIGASNTPGKVGYIIVDNLINDGFEGEIYPVNPKGGEILGKTAYPNIKDVPGKVDLVIITIPSPFVNTAVKECGEVGIENMVVITAGFKEVGEEGAKLEAELTALGEEYGINIIGPNSLGITDSHTPLNGSFSQMMPPTGNMAFISQSGAMMVAIIDWSVTSGIGFSKVISLGNKAGVSEIELLQYLAEDDETNVIICYLESISDDDDFVRTMRETAHKKPIIVLKSGSSSAGAAAASSHTGALAGSDLAFDTAFHQSGIMRVETMAELFDLGLAFSKAPLPKGDNVAIITNAGGGGVLTVDAMEKAGLNLVQFDEETTAKLKECVTEEGSAKNPIDVLGDAPVIRYKESLELVLGYDDVDSLIVMVCPTASADPDGIAEAIIEEKNKFDKPVIVVNMGGPSFEDANDALRENGIPTYVFPETAVTALEAMVKFARLEEREYDDVIEKIDDVDKDAVKAIFDKVKADGRDTLLGSEAYAVAEAYGISAAPIKLSTSADEAAELAEEMEFPVVLKIASDKILHKSDIGGVKVGISSAEEAKATYEEIIANAKAAHPDIVPDGVEVQKMMDSGEEVIVGMIRDKQFGPMIAFGMGGIYVNLIEDVSFNLAKGMSSQEIEEQIASTKVSKLLEGYRGEAPCDVEEVKEAIKRVARLTLDFPEISELDINPIFVYEEGSSALDIKIKL, from the coding sequence ATGAAAGATCTCAATAAGATGTTTAAACCTGAATCTGTGGCTGTTATTGGAGCTTCCAATACCCCTGGAAAAGTAGGATATATCATTGTTGATAACCTCATTAACGATGGTTTCGAGGGAGAAATATATCCGGTAAACCCAAAAGGTGGAGAAATTCTTGGAAAAACCGCTTATCCAAACATTAAGGACGTACCTGGAAAAGTTGATTTAGTGATTATCACTATTCCTTCCCCATTTGTAAACACTGCCGTTAAGGAATGTGGTGAAGTCGGTATAGAAAACATGGTTGTTATTACTGCTGGTTTTAAAGAAGTGGGTGAAGAAGGAGCAAAATTAGAAGCTGAATTAACTGCACTCGGTGAAGAATACGGTATAAATATTATCGGACCAAACAGTTTAGGAATAACCGATTCTCACACTCCATTAAATGGATCATTTTCACAAATGATGCCTCCAACCGGAAACATGGCATTCATCTCCCAAAGTGGAGCAATGATGGTGGCTATTATCGATTGGAGCGTAACCTCCGGAATTGGATTCAGTAAAGTAATAAGTTTAGGAAACAAGGCCGGAGTATCAGAAATCGAGCTATTGCAATACCTGGCTGAAGACGATGAGACCAATGTTATCATCTGTTACTTAGAATCCATTTCAGATGACGATGACTTTGTAAGAACCATGAGGGAAACCGCACACAAAAAACCGATTATCGTGCTCAAATCCGGTTCAAGCAGTGCTGGAGCAGCAGCTGCATCCTCACACACAGGAGCATTGGCGGGCAGTGACCTTGCATTCGATACAGCATTCCACCAATCAGGAATCATGCGTGTGGAAACTATGGCTGAACTCTTCGACCTCGGTTTGGCATTCTCAAAAGCACCACTTCCAAAAGGAGATAACGTAGCTATCATTACCAACGCAGGCGGTGGAGGAGTTTTAACCGTGGACGCAATGGAAAAAGCCGGTTTAAACCTTGTTCAATTTGATGAGGAAACCACTGCAAAACTTAAAGAATGCGTTACTGAAGAAGGAAGTGCGAAAAACCCTATTGACGTATTGGGTGACGCACCTGTAATCAGATACAAAGAGTCATTAGAACTTGTCTTAGGCTATGATGACGTTGACAGCCTAATCGTAATGGTCTGTCCAACAGCATCCGCTGACCCTGATGGAATTGCCGAAGCAATCATCGAAGAGAAAAACAAATTTGACAAACCTGTAATTGTCGTCAACATGGGAGGACCATCCTTCGAAGATGCAAACGACGCCTTAAGAGAAAACGGTATTCCAACATACGTATTCCCTGAAACCGCAGTGACCGCTTTAGAAGCAATGGTCAAATTCGCAAGACTGGAAGAACGCGAATACGATGATGTAATCGAAAAGATTGATGACGTTGACAAGGATGCAGTTAAAGCGATCTTCGACAAAGTTAAAGCAGACGGCAGAGACACACTACTCGGTAGTGAAGCATACGCTGTAGCTGAAGCTTACGGAATTTCAGCAGCACCTATCAAATTATCAACAAGTGCTGATGAAGCAGCTGAACTTGCAGAAGAAATGGAATTCCCTGTCGTGCTCAAAATCGCATCCGACAAGATTCTGCACAAATCAGATATCGGTGGTGTAAAAGTTGGAATCAGCAGCGCCGAAGAGGCAAAGGCAACATATGAGGAAATCATTGCCAATGCTAAGGCTGCACACCCTGACATCGTTCCTGACGGAGTGGAAGTGCAAAAAATGATGGATTCCGGTGAAGAAGTCATTGTAGGTATGATTCGTGACAAACAATTCGGTCCTATGATCGCATTCGGTATGGGCGGAATCTACGTTAACCTTATTGAGGACGTATCATTCAACCTTGCAAAAGGAATGAGCTCACAGGAAATTGAAGAGCAAATTGCTTCAACCAAAGTATCCAAACTGCTTGAAGGATACCGTGGAGAAGCACCTTGCGATGTTGAAGAGGTTAAGGAAGCTATCAAAAGAGTAGCCAGATTGACCTTAGACTTCCCAGAAATATCCGAGCTGGACATCAACCCAATATTCGTATACGAAGAAGGTTCATCCGCTCTCGATATTAAAATCAAATTATAA
- a CDS encoding DUF447 domain-containing protein: MTIDLSKLGIEKDLQYECITTTVSRDGVKNAAAFAFVYLGGDKVHCHIFEGSKTLKNILYTNEYVVNVTQDPLVFTYATLDCLGDEYFTSDEDIAIIKNTPAYIIVDVENVEAKTPENFPIKGDNSIYFIDGKIREVVINDENAQAYNRGMSGLIEGLVSFSRYKIVDDEKRKAYMDRLIENQRVIEKVSDEKTKKAMAKLRAEYEKN; this comes from the coding sequence ATGACTATTGATTTGAGTAAACTAGGTATTGAAAAGGACTTGCAATACGAATGCATTACAACAACCGTCAGCAGGGATGGAGTCAAAAATGCGGCGGCTTTCGCATTTGTTTATTTGGGTGGTGACAAGGTTCACTGCCACATCTTCGAAGGGTCAAAAACATTGAAAAATATCCTATATACTAATGAATATGTAGTTAACGTTACACAAGATCCATTGGTTTTCACCTATGCTACATTAGATTGCTTAGGCGATGAATATTTCACCAGTGATGAGGACATAGCCATCATTAAAAACACCCCTGCTTACATTATTGTGGATGTTGAAAACGTTGAGGCCAAGACCCCTGAAAATTTCCCAATCAAGGGGGACAACAGCATATACTTCATCGACGGAAAGATAAGGGAAGTCGTCATAAACGATGAAAATGCACAGGCATACAACCGTGGAATGAGCGGTCTTATTGAGGGGCTTGTCAGCTTCTCAAGATACAAGATTGTCGATGATGAAAAAAGAAAGGCGTATATGGACAGACTAATCGAAAACCAGAGGGTTATCGAAAAGGTTTCAGACGAAAAAACAAAGAAAGCCATGGCTAAACTGAGAGCCGAATACGAAAAAAACTAG
- a CDS encoding ABC transporter substrate-binding protein, whose protein sequence is MNKKITFVLVLALAAFLVMGSASAGLFDFLGGGDDTVKIGYLPSDHDAALFVADAQGLYKEKNISTELVQFNNGGDLMTAMASGDVDVGYVGIAPVLSSVSSGVPVKVISSAQVEGSGIIVTDDSNIKSAQDLAGKTIATPGEASIQHVLLSAYLKANGMSLDDVNESAMKVPSINDALKTGNLPAAITFQPYVSLGETDDNIDELVDSSEIMPGHPCCVVVASDDFIKNHEDTAKDIVAIHENATTFINEQIKANKTDDIVKLLPEDIVADPAAEADSLQSFPFIFGLDDTYKANVDAFQQLEVDLGILNETISHEDLYWEA, encoded by the coding sequence ATGAATAAAAAGATTACATTTGTTTTAGTGTTGGCACTTGCAGCATTTCTCGTAATGGGTTCTGCCAGTGCAGGTCTCTTTGACTTTTTAGGTGGAGGAGACGACACTGTAAAGATCGGTTATTTACCTTCCGATCACGACGCTGCCTTATTTGTGGCAGACGCACAAGGTTTATATAAAGAAAAAAACATTTCCACTGAACTTGTTCAATTTAACAACGGTGGAGATTTAATGACCGCTATGGCTAGTGGAGACGTCGATGTGGGTTATGTGGGAATTGCTCCTGTGCTGTCCTCAGTATCATCCGGCGTTCCTGTAAAAGTGATTTCCTCCGCTCAAGTAGAAGGTAGTGGAATTATTGTAACTGATGATTCCAATATCAAAAGCGCTCAAGACTTAGCTGGAAAAACTATCGCAACTCCTGGTGAAGCATCCATTCAACACGTATTGCTCTCAGCATACTTAAAAGCTAATGGAATGTCTTTAGATGATGTTAACGAGTCTGCTATGAAAGTTCCATCTATCAACGACGCTTTAAAAACCGGTAACCTTCCTGCAGCTATTACTTTCCAACCTTATGTAAGTCTTGGGGAAACCGATGACAACATTGATGAATTAGTTGATTCATCCGAAATCATGCCAGGACACCCATGTTGTGTTGTTGTAGCATCAGACGACTTCATTAAAAATCATGAAGACACTGCAAAAGATATTGTAGCAATTCATGAAAATGCAACCACTTTCATCAACGAACAAATCAAAGCTAATAAGACTGACGACATAGTCAAATTATTACCTGAAGACATCGTTGCTGACCCTGCTGCTGAAGCTGACTCATTACAAAGCTTCCCATTCATCTTTGGTTTGGATGACACTTACAAAGCAAACGTGGATGCATTCCAACAATTAGAAGTTGACTTAGGAATTTTAAACGAAACAATTTCCCATGAAGATTTATATTGGGAAGCATAG
- a CDS encoding glutamate--cysteine ligase produces the protein MNFKSLTKIPTNEILEGSFGIEWESLRANGDGELSLTPHPEIFGDKFTNPLITTDFSESQIEIITPAFDTIDEAFSTFSLLSDLVNSSLPEDEYLWFQSIPCILPYWDKIPIAQYSEEGEASQKYREELAKKYGVKKQMISGVHFNFSFSDNFLRKLHYLEDPELPFQEFKNKVYLKIARNYLRYCWLIIYLTGCSIGSHKTFSNECIHLMDAKDEYGSYYSTKGPSFRNASCGYKNLKDLYPSYDSVEDFTNDIQKFIDDGDLSEAKELYTQIRLKPKNPKDMLNSLNQDGIEYIEIRTLDINPFYKCGLVLHDMTFLHLFLIYMYIKEESDYPLWQEEAKINEENVAEKAYVDSMRLLRDGEEVTLRSWAADIINEMYGMCEVLGIDHMKTLSMMMNRIANPDLTYGKRLLKLIEKEGYINVHMELSKNNKNVSILNLKNIGEVDCAEYEKYVNIALVGK, from the coding sequence GTGAATTTTAAAAGTTTAACCAAAATACCCACAAATGAAATATTGGAAGGTTCATTTGGAATAGAATGGGAAAGCCTGCGCGCAAATGGGGATGGTGAGTTGTCATTAACACCTCATCCAGAGATATTTGGCGATAAATTTACAAATCCTCTCATCACAACTGATTTTTCAGAAAGCCAGATTGAAATTATCACTCCTGCATTCGACACAATCGATGAGGCATTTTCCACATTTTCACTGTTATCCGATTTGGTTAACTCATCCCTTCCGGAAGACGAGTATCTTTGGTTCCAGTCAATTCCATGCATACTGCCCTATTGGGACAAGATTCCCATAGCGCAATACTCAGAGGAGGGTGAAGCCTCTCAAAAGTACCGTGAGGAACTGGCCAAGAAGTATGGAGTCAAAAAGCAAATGATTTCAGGGGTGCATTTCAACTTTTCATTCAGCGACAACTTTCTTAGGAAACTGCACTATCTTGAAGACCCTGAATTGCCTTTCCAGGAGTTCAAGAATAAGGTTTACCTGAAAATAGCCAGGAATTACCTTAGGTACTGCTGGCTGATTATCTATTTGACCGGATGTTCAATCGGGTCTCATAAAACCTTTTCCAATGAGTGCATTCACCTTATGGATGCCAAGGATGAGTACGGCAGCTATTATTCAACCAAGGGACCTTCATTTAGAAACGCTTCCTGCGGATATAAGAATTTAAAGGATTTGTATCCGTCATATGACTCCGTTGAGGATTTCACCAATGACATCCAGAAGTTTATTGACGATGGGGACCTCTCAGAGGCCAAGGAGCTGTATACTCAAATCAGGCTTAAACCTAAAAATCCAAAGGACATGTTGAATTCCTTGAATCAGGATGGAATCGAGTATATTGAGATAAGGACCCTGGACATCAATCCGTTTTACAAGTGCGGTCTTGTCCTTCATGACATGACATTTCTGCATCTGTTTTTAATCTACATGTACATCAAGGAGGAGTCCGATTATCCGCTTTGGCAGGAAGAGGCCAAGATAAATGAGGAGAATGTTGCCGAAAAGGCATACGTTGACTCAATGAGGCTGTTGAGGGACGGCGAGGAGGTCACCTTAAGAAGTTGGGCCGCCGATATCATAAACGAGATGTATGGAATGTGCGAGGTTTTGGGAATTGACCACATGAAGACATTGAGCATGATGATGAACAGAATTGCAAATCCTGACCTGACATACGGAAAGAGGCTGTTGAAGCTGATTGAGAAGGAAGGATATATCAACGTGCACATGGAACTGTCCAAAAACAATAAGAATGTAAGCATTCTTAATTTGAAGAACATCGGTGAGGTTGATTGTGCAGAGTATGAAAAATATGTCAATATCGCCTTAGTTGGCAAATAA
- a CDS encoding glutamate--cysteine ligase family protein → MINEERIRDKLYEEFIKPTNQDKNFIGIEIEIPIINLDKKAVDFDVVHTITDKFQKQFNDFKADGIDYDSNVFALKNPKNEDIVCYDCSYNNIEFAMGREKELFSINERFSEYYAFVKESFEEYNHTLTGMGINPYRKYNINEPIPSERYLMLYHHLKSFSNYENIPMHFHKYPEYGMFSSASQVQLDVTRENLIQTINVFSKIEPIKALLFSNSVLYGEDDKYTCFRDALWEYSTHGVNPHNIGVYDVDFKDINDLQAYLESLNIYCVMRDGAYINFPSMNLLEYFKQDYVSGEIYCDGEYRKIDVKPLISDIKYLRPFKFINLTFRGTVEFRSICTQPIRDSMCVAAFHMGLKDKLDELEEIVSKDNVLYHRGYTAGELRKLLIQDKLPEFINLDCLCDLSREIVDLACDGLEQRGIGEEIFLNPLYDRIKRRSNPGKDVIKSVNNGTEIEKIIEDYGKLGITI, encoded by the coding sequence ATGATTAATGAAGAGAGAATTAGGGATAAGCTTTATGAGGAGTTTATCAAACCGACCAATCAGGATAAGAATTTCATAGGCATTGAAATCGAGATTCCCATAATCAATCTTGACAAGAAGGCGGTGGATTTCGATGTCGTTCACACAATCACAGACAAGTTTCAAAAGCAGTTCAATGATTTCAAGGCGGATGGAATTGACTATGACAGCAATGTCTTTGCCTTGAAAAACCCTAAAAATGAAGATATAGTCTGCTATGACTGCTCATACAACAACATAGAGTTTGCAATGGGTCGTGAAAAGGAGCTGTTTTCAATAAATGAAAGATTCAGCGAGTATTATGCATTCGTTAAGGAATCATTTGAAGAGTACAACCATACGTTAACAGGAATGGGAATCAACCCGTACAGGAAATATAACATCAACGAGCCAATACCTTCAGAAAGGTATCTGATGCTTTATCATCACTTGAAGTCATTCAGCAATTATGAAAACATCCCTATGCACTTCCATAAGTATCCGGAATACGGAATGTTTTCATCAGCCTCCCAGGTTCAGCTGGATGTCACAAGGGAGAATCTGATACAGACAATCAATGTCTTTTCAAAAATTGAACCGATCAAGGCGTTATTGTTCTCCAATTCCGTGTTGTATGGTGAAGATGATAAATACACCTGCTTCAGGGATGCTTTGTGGGAATATTCCACCCATGGGGTAAACCCTCACAATATCGGGGTCTATGATGTCGACTTCAAGGACATCAATGACCTTCAGGCATATCTTGAATCCCTGAACATCTATTGCGTGATGCGCGATGGCGCATACATCAACTTCCCGTCCATGAACCTTCTGGAATACTTCAAGCAGGATTACGTTTCAGGCGAAATCTATTGCGACGGAGAATATCGTAAAATCGATGTTAAACCTTTAATCAGTGATATAAAATATTTAAGACCATTTAAATTCATCAACCTGACTTTCAGGGGCACAGTCGAATTCAGAAGCATTTGCACCCAACCGATCAGGGATTCCATGTGTGTGGCTGCATTCCACATGGGATTGAAGGACAAGCTGGATGAGCTGGAGGAAATTGTCAGCAAGGACAACGTGTTGTATCACAGGGGATATACCGCAGGCGAACTCAGAAAGCTTTTGATTCAGGACAAGCTCCCGGAATTCATAAATTTAGACTGTCTGTGCGACCTGTCAAGGGAAATCGTTGACTTGGCATGTGACGGGCTTGAGCAGAGAGGCATTGGAGAGGAAATATTCCTGAATCCGTTATATGACCGCATCAAAAGACGCTCAAATCCGGGAAAAGACGTAATCAAGTCAGTGAATAACGGAACAGAAATCGAAAAAATTATTGAAGATTACGGAAAATTGGGCATAACTATCTAA